A stretch of DNA from Catenulispora acidiphila DSM 44928:
GCGGCTTCCTGAGCGTGTCCGCCGGCGTGGCCGGTCTGTCCCTCGCTGCCTGCGGGGGCGGCGGCGACGGCGGTTCGAAGCCGAGCAGCAAGCTGACCGCGAACCGCACCGGCGCCATGGCGAAGTACGGCGTCGGGGACCAGTTCAAGGCCACGGTCCCGCTGTCGTTCTCGGCCATGCTGCTGAGCAACGCGAACTACCCCTACAAGGCCGACTGGGAATTCTGGTCGGAGCTGACCAAGCGCACCAACGTGACGCTGCAGCCGACGGTGATCCCGGCCAGCGACTACAACCAGAAGCGAAGCGTCATGGTCAGCGCGGGCAACGCCCCGACGCTCATTCCGAAGACGTACCACCCGGACGAGGAGGCGTACATCTCCGGCGGCGCGATCCTGCCGGTCAGCGACTACCTGGACCTGATGCCGAACTTCCAGGACAAGGTCGCCAAGTGGAACCTGGCCGGCGACCTGGATCAGCTGCGCGAGGCCGACGGCAAGTTCTACCTGCTGCCCGGACTGCACCAGGACGTGTGGAAGGACTACTCGCTGGCCATCCGAACCGACATCCTCAAGCAGCTGAACCTGCAAGTCCCGCAGACCTGGGACGACCTGACCACAGTGCTGCGCACGATGAAGCTGACCTACCCGGACCGGTACCCGTTCTCCGACCGCTGGAGCACGGGGAGCACGACGCCGCAGCCGGGCGCCAACAACCTGCTGGCCATCCTCGGCGAGGCCCACGGCGTCTGGGCCGGCTGGAGCTACCAGCACGCGAACTGGAACGCCGACGCGGGCAGGTTCGAGTACACCGGCGCCACGGACCAGTACAAGGCGATGATCCAGTATCTCAACACCCTGGTGAGCGAGAAGCTGCTGGACCCGGAGAGCTTCACCCAGAGCGACGATCAGGCCCGGCAGAAGTTCGCCGACGGCCAGTCCTTCGTGATCAGCGCCAACGCCCAGGAGCTGGTCAACCACTACCGCAAGGACATCGCCAAGATCTCCGGCGCCACGGTGGCCAAGATCCCGGTGCCGATCGGCCCGATCGGCGCGGCCAAGACCGGCTACCGCACCGAGAACGGCATGATGATCTCCAACAAGGCCAAGGACGGCAAGGACTTCGTCGCGCTGATGCAGTTCATCGACTGGCTCTGGTACTCCGACGAGGGCCAGATGTTCGCCAAGTGGGGCGTGCCGGGCACCACCTACACCGGCAGCGTCGACGACGGCACGTTCAAGCTGGCCCCGGACGTCACCTGGGCCGGGGTCAACCCTTCGGGCACCAAGAACCTCCAGGTCGACTACGGGTTCTTCAACGGAGTGTTCGCCTACGGCGGCAGCACCAAGCTGCTCGACTCTCAGTTCCCCCCGGAGGAATTGGAGTTCCAGAAGGTGATGGACGCGCGCAAGACGCTGCCATTGGCCCCGCCCGCACCGCTGAGCTCCGACGACCGTGAGCAGGCGACGCTGTGGACGACGTCGCTGAAGGACTACGTCGACCAGGAGACGCTCAAGTTCATCCTCGGCAAGCGTCCACTCTCGGAGTGGACGGCCTACGTCTCCGAGCTCAAGGGCAAGAACAGCGACCAGTACATCAAGCTCGTGAACCAGGCCTACCAGGACTTCAAGAAGAACCACGGCTGAGCCCGGATCCGCAGACGCAGACGCAGACGCAGACGCAGCCCAGACAAGGAGCACATCGGTGCCGGATCCCATCATCGTCCCGGAGCGGTCCGCCGGCCGGCTGAGCCAGGCCTGGCGGCAGTGCGTCGGCACGGGTCGGTTCGAGCTGGCGCTGCGCCGCGACTACCAGGACTCGCTGGCGCTCATCCAGCGGGAGGTCGGCTTCCGGCACATCCGGGGCCATGGCCTGTTCAGCGACGGCGTCGGCGTGTACCAGCCGTACCGGTATCAGGGCTCCGATCACGTCCGCTACGCGTTCGGGTACGTGGACCAGGTCATCGACGCCTACCTCGACCTCGGGATCCAGCCCTTCCTGGAACTCGGGTTCATGCCCTCGGCGCTGGCCTCGGGCGACCAGACGGTGTTCTGGTGGAAGGGCAACGTCACTCCCGCGCGGTCCTGGAGCGCGTGGGCGGACCTGGTGCGGGCCACCCTGAGGCACCTCGTCGACCGGTACGGCCTCGACGTGGTGCGCCAGTGGCCGATCGAGGTCTGGAACGAGCCGAACCTGAAGGACTTCTGGCAGGGAGCGGACCGGGAGGCGTACCACCGGCTGTACGAGGTGACGGCGCGGGCGGTGAAAGAGGTGGACGCCGCCCTGCAAGTGGGCGGTCCGGCCATCTCTCCCGGCGCGGACGAGTGGCTGGCGCCGTTCGCGGAGTTCGTCACGGCACGCTCGGTGCCCGTGGACTTCGTCAGCCGGCACGCCTACACCTCGGGTCCGGCCCAGCACGTCCCCTTCGGCGTGCACCAGAGGCTGCTTCCGGCGCGGCATCTGCTCGAACAGTTCGCCGCGCCGCGCGAGCACCTGCGCGGCACGGCGCTGGCCGGGCTGCCGGTACACATCACCGAGTTCAACTCCTCCTACCGGCCCGACAATCCCGTGCACGACACCGCGTTCCACGCCGCTTACCTCGCCCCGGTGCTGGCCGAGGGCGGCGACCACGTGGATTCCTTCTCCTACTGGACGTTCAGCGACATGTTCGAGGAGGCGGGGGTTCCGACCTCGCTGTTCCACGGCGGATTCGGGCTCCTGACCCACCGCCAGATCAAGAAGCCCGCCTTCCATCTGTACGCGTTCATGGCGCGCATGGGCGAAGAAGTGCTGGCGCGCGGCGAGGACCATCTGGTCTGCCGCCGCCCGGACGGCACCGTGACGGTGCTGGCCTGGGCTCCGGTGGAGGTCGCCGGCCGCGAGCCGGCGGCGGCCGGACATCGGCTGCGCTTGTCGGTCCCGATCGGGACGGCGGCGCGCTCGGCCTTCGCTTTGCGCTCCTCGGTCAGCGAGGACGCGGGCAACGCGTGGGCGGCGTGGAGCGAACTCGGGCGGCCCGCGTCGCCGACCGAGCGGCAACTCAGTGTTCTCCGTGAGACCGCCGAACCGTCGCGACGGCACGAAGCCCTCCCCGTCGCGGGCAGCCGCGTCGACCTCGACCTGGTGCTGGACCGCCATGAGGTGACGCTGATCGAGATCAGTGCCGTGCACGACCAGACGCCACCGTGGTGGGACGAGCGGCGGCTGGTCGGGTTGCCCGGCGACAGCGACAGCAACTACGAGACGGAGGACGCCCGATGAAGCACGAGGCCACCGCGGACCGGCAGTTCGGCGAAGGTCCGCTGGCCCGCGTCACCGCCCCGATCTACAGCTTCCTGGTGCTCGACCTGCTCCTGTTCGCCACGACCCTGCCGACCCTGATCGCTCTGGTCGTCCTGCGACGGGACGCGAGCAACGCTCCACTGGCCATCGCCTGCGCGCTCCCGGTCGGTCCCGCGCTGT
This window harbors:
- a CDS encoding GH39 family glycosyl hydrolase, which produces MPDPIIVPERSAGRLSQAWRQCVGTGRFELALRRDYQDSLALIQREVGFRHIRGHGLFSDGVGVYQPYRYQGSDHVRYAFGYVDQVIDAYLDLGIQPFLELGFMPSALASGDQTVFWWKGNVTPARSWSAWADLVRATLRHLVDRYGLDVVRQWPIEVWNEPNLKDFWQGADREAYHRLYEVTARAVKEVDAALQVGGPAISPGADEWLAPFAEFVTARSVPVDFVSRHAYTSGPAQHVPFGVHQRLLPARHLLEQFAAPREHLRGTALAGLPVHITEFNSSYRPDNPVHDTAFHAAYLAPVLAEGGDHVDSFSYWTFSDMFEEAGVPTSLFHGGFGLLTHRQIKKPAFHLYAFMARMGEEVLARGEDHLVCRRPDGTVTVLAWAPVEVAGREPAAAGHRLRLSVPIGTAARSAFALRSSVSEDAGNAWAAWSELGRPASPTERQLSVLRETAEPSRRHEALPVAGSRVDLDLVLDRHEVTLIEISAVHDQTPPWWDERRLVGLPGDSDSNYETEDAR
- a CDS encoding ABC transporter substrate-binding protein, with the translated sequence MNQISRRGFLSVSAGVAGLSLAACGGGGDGGSKPSSKLTANRTGAMAKYGVGDQFKATVPLSFSAMLLSNANYPYKADWEFWSELTKRTNVTLQPTVIPASDYNQKRSVMVSAGNAPTLIPKTYHPDEEAYISGGAILPVSDYLDLMPNFQDKVAKWNLAGDLDQLREADGKFYLLPGLHQDVWKDYSLAIRTDILKQLNLQVPQTWDDLTTVLRTMKLTYPDRYPFSDRWSTGSTTPQPGANNLLAILGEAHGVWAGWSYQHANWNADAGRFEYTGATDQYKAMIQYLNTLVSEKLLDPESFTQSDDQARQKFADGQSFVISANAQELVNHYRKDIAKISGATVAKIPVPIGPIGAAKTGYRTENGMMISNKAKDGKDFVALMQFIDWLWYSDEGQMFAKWGVPGTTYTGSVDDGTFKLAPDVTWAGVNPSGTKNLQVDYGFFNGVFAYGGSTKLLDSQFPPEELEFQKVMDARKTLPLAPPAPLSSDDREQATLWTTSLKDYVDQETLKFILGKRPLSEWTAYVSELKGKNSDQYIKLVNQAYQDFKKNHG